One window of Oncorhynchus masou masou isolate Uvic2021 chromosome 33, UVic_Omas_1.1, whole genome shotgun sequence genomic DNA carries:
- the ogg1 gene encoding N-glycosylase/DNA lyase produces the protein MSQHALLSAGTKSWRSLACSRSELRLDLTLGCGQSFRWRETGDGHWTGVMGGRVWTLTQTDDTLWYHTYNSPNTIGGDGRKRRAGSLLQGSKGSGKRSKGVIEVKKEEEGEPVAVTPDRKEEELLNDYFQLKVKLGDLYRDWGAADPHFNSIAKIFTGVRMLRQDPTECLFSFICTSNNHISRIQGMVERLCQSLGTPLCQLDQTSYHDFPSLHALADNSVEACLRDLGFGYRARFLQQSARQILDSHGGPHWLQGLRSAPYLQARDALRTLPGVGPKVADCVCLMSLEKACVVPVDTHVWQIAKRDYSCAAGNGQKSLTDKVHRQIGDFFRQLWGPYAGWAHSVLFCSDLKKFQKLKETHTLKQEEEEKVKIKVEGEGINKKIHKMCNRKVKMSVKEEVE, from the exons ATGTCCCAGCATGCATTACTGTCGGCGGGGACCAAGTCATGGCGCTCCCTGGCCTGCTCACGATCAGAGCTCCGTTTGGACCTCACACTAGGCTGCGGACAGAGCTTCCG CTGGCGAGAGACAGGGGATGGCCACTGGACCGGAGTGATGGGGGGACGAGTGTGGACTCTCACCCAGACAGACGACACACTATGGTACCACACATACAATAGCCCCAACACCataggaggggatgggaggaagCGGAGGGCAGGTTCCTTGCTCCAGGGGTCAAAGGGGTCAGGGAAAAGATCCAAGGGAGTGATAGAGGTGAagaaggaagaagagggggagccAGTGGCTGTGACCCCAGACAGGAAGGAGGAAGAGCTGCTGAATGATTATTTCCAGCTGAAGGTGAAGCTGGGGGATCTGTACAGAGATTGGGGAGCAGCCGACCCACACTTTAACAGCATTGCCAAGATCTTCACAG GTGTGCGTATGCTGCGTCAGGACCCCACAGAGTGCCTGTTCTCCTTCATCTGCACCTCTAACAACCACATCTCTCGTATCCAGGGCATGGTGGAGAGGCTGTGCCAGTCCTTGGGCACCCCTCTGTGTCAGCTGGACCAGACCAGCTACCACGACTTCCCCTCCCTGCATGCACTCGCAG ACAACAGTGTGGAGGCTTGTCTGAGGGACCTGGGGTTTGGGTACAGGGCCAGGTTCCTTCAGCAGAGTGCAAGACAGATCCTGGACTCTCACGGTGGGCCCCATTGGCTCCAGGGGCTCCGCAGTGCCCCCTACCTGCAGGCACGTGACGCACTGCGCACCCTGCCCGGGGTAGGCCCCAAG gtggcagactgtgtgtgtctgatgtcTCTGGAAAAGGCCTGTGTTGTGCCTGTGGATACACACGTGTGGCAAATCGCAAAACGAGACTACAGTTGTGCGGCGGGCAACGGGCAGAAGAGCCTCACAGACAAGGTCCACCGTCAAATAG GGGACTTCTTCAGGCAGCTGTGGGGTCCTTATGCTGGTTGGGCACACTCG GTGTTGTTCTGTTCCGACCTGAAGAAGTTCCAGAAGCTGAAAGAAACACACACTctgaaacaggaggaggaggagaaggtcaagataaaggtggagggagagggaataaACAAGAAAATTCACAAAATGTGTAATAGAAAGGTGAAAATGTCTGTAAAGGAGGAGGTGGAGTGA
- the LOC135527945 gene encoding proline-rich transmembrane protein 3 isoform X1, producing MATASLLLTLTFLLSSLHPSNSQVIVSSSTSSSSLPDPVISTPLKPSFPSSRPRGQSDVPVRVNNRDWPTERAGGGQVGSDLGQVGEEIGTRTIDKSQPLSPSQKLNSGSTQSQSTSVEAWTGTMVTAEPSGVSSAKGPTALPPTKSSGDERLTSRGRTSDGPIIPEDLDDWPATGSGSELVPTVIVKGESLVALTTLDEMPQFRPQAQTEFSRGLVSKMAEAQTTPMVSLTVHPRLSGLTIANRILSTQSPDRVTAVPVVTQPTFIGGVVTGNISDNATTPTDRPIAGQTPTVTSPLPRPITPASTNQQPNSVTLQGTTTLGVTTTTTTNKTATKAEPRSTSSSTTNQPKKATEPERTTTSTTKQSTKTGTTPLLITPTLQIVRGRYVPKNDSRLAQRNHSIPVGRPRLPPSSTPSPSSFPSPNGTSLLWDDLSRTLSFAWELHVYGSAGLFLLLLAGAALGLALSPSMHCPHRGALTLANALLLLVGAARAALFMIDPYGTRKILPRPAVTALYNLPLPLLVWTQSALALLAMKGTGVSLLPSALERPPLVAVLAVLQCTLLLAADLLSPALSPAVPVTLQSLSLCWGLALCLGYLCYIFPRLRHPTAQPPVLEEGRAVKAWPGRRGAGLVLGRVLAVCALLGVLCCGLHVHSTLWLYGMLGDWRRFCWGWWLVHFWARLLELAWAFSLLLLGSWVFWRPRGARDRGDGGAGEGRAGVDLPSPGQSSGSTHKHTCWAKIVQSLTGKPCGKSESNGVGGSVGGGAGELPNNWAGQERSGADISKSLIRNREAPPSQPRCVKDSNRGRNQRGRSAERGMSDGSLLRLQPLGRPLQHSQSGSLEQEKESGVSLYDFDLRPPSPIDLGRSIDEALHREHLLHGGSLFQPLCAPSPTPSPGSAVSQGGPWLRRNSDPQISDSSEDRSARTEFSVPLGGSVLSSVPSRQVTAPPTPSNQGHRWPRDGGVSVPSSVSCPVSLRPSRTSTGHLGNEGGDDTRPFLTPDSETQSGRAGREDGKSYLEVSRQDDSASVSSEIINL from the exons ATGGCCACTgcatccctcctcctcaccctcaccttcctcctctcctctctccatccctctaacagCCAGGTGATTGTTAgctcctccacctcatcctcttCTCTTCCAGACCCTGTCATCAGTACACCCCTCAAACCCAGCTTTCCCTCCTCTCGTCCCAGAGGCCAGAGTGATGTGCCAGTCAGAGTCAACAACAGAGATTGGCCCACAGAGAGAGCAGGTGGGGGGCAGGTGGGTTCTGACCTGGGGCAGGTTGGGGAGGAAATAGGCACTAGAACTATAGACAAAAGTcaacccctttccccctctcagaAACTCAACAGTGGATCAACCCAAAGCCAGTCTACTTCTGTTGAGGCTTGGACAGGTACTATGGTAACCGCAGAGCCAAGTGGAGTTTCATCTGCAAAGGGACCAACAGCTCTCCCACCCACCAAATCCTCAGGTGATGAACGATTAACATCAAGGGGCAGGACTTCTGATGGACCAATCATACCGGAGGATTTGGATGACTGGCCGGCAACTGGATCAGGAAGTGAACTTGTCCCTACAGTGATTGTGAAGGGGGAGTCACTGGTTGCGTTGACTACACTAGATGAGATGCCACAGTTCCGGCCACAGGCTCAGACAGAGTTCAGCAGAGGTCTGGTGTCCAAGATGGCCGAAGCTCAGACTACCCCGATGGTCAGCCTCACTGTTCATCCCCGCCTCTCTGGGCTGACAATAGCCAATAGGATCCTCTCCACACAGTCACCTGACAGAGTGACAGCCGTACCTGTGGTGACACAGCCAACCTTCATTGGAGGAGTAGTTACAG GTAATATATCAGATAATGCCACTACGCCAACAGACAGACCAATAGCAGGACAGACCCCCACTGTGACATCACCGTTACCCAGACCCATCACCCCTGCATCCACCAATCAACAGCCAAATTCTGTGACGCTTCAAGGAACCACAACACTAGGAGTGACCACCACAACTACAACCAATAAGACGGCAACAAAAGCAGAACCCAGAAGTACTTCATCAAGTACAACAAATCAACCGAAAAAGGCAACTGAACCAGAAAGAACTACAACAAGTACCACCAAACAGTCGACcaagacag ggACGACCCCTCTCCTCATCACTCCTACTCTACAGATTGTCAGAGGGCGGTACGTCCCCAAAAATGACAGCCGCCTAGCACAGAGGAACCACTCCATCCCTGTGGGCCGCCCTcgcctccccccatcctccactccctcccccagctccttcccctcccccaacGGCACCTCTCTGCTGTGGGATGACCTGAGCAGGACGCTGTCCTTCGCCTGGGAGCTCCATGTCTACGGCTCTGCTGGCCTCTTCCTGCTCCTCCTGGCTGGAGCCGCCCTGGGCCTGGCCCTATCCCCCAGCATGCACTGCCCTCACCGCGGTGCCCTGACCCTGGCTAATGCCCTCCTACTCCTGGTGGGCGCAGCAAGAGCAGCCCTGTTCATGATTGACCCCTACGGAACAAGGAAGATTCTTCCCCGCCCTGCGGTGACTGCTCTCTATAACCTCCCTCTGCCTTTACTGGTGTGGACGCAGTCTGCCCTGGCACTGCTGGCCATGAAGGGGACAGGAGTGAGTCTGTTGCCCTCTGCTCTGGAGCGCCCTCCTCTGGTAGCTGTATTGGCTGTGTTACAGTGCACCCTGCTTCTGGCTGCTGACCTgctctccccagccctgtccccagcCGTGCCTGTCACCCTgcagtccctgtctctctgctgggGCCTGGCTCTCTGTCTGGGCTACCTGTGCTACATCTTCCCCCGCCTCCGCCATCCCACTGCCCAGCCACCTGTCCTAGAGGAGGGGAGGGCCGTTAAAGCCTGGCCGGGGCGTAGGGGGGCAGGGTTGGTGCTGGGTCGTGTGCTGGCAGTGTGTGCCCTCCTGGGGGTGCTGTGCTGTGGCCTCCATGTCCACTCCACCCTGTGGCTATACGGGATGTTGGGGGACTGGAGGCGCTTCTGctggggctggtggctggtgcaCTTCTGGGCCCGACTGTTGGAGCTGGCCTGGgccttttctctcctcctatTGGGATCCTGGGTCTTCTGGAGGCCCCGGGGGGCCCGagacagaggagatggaggagcaggGGAGGGCAGGGCGGGAGTAGATCTCCCCTCTCCTGGACAGTCCTCTGGgtcgacacacaaacacacctgctGGGCCAAGATAGTCCAGAGCCTGACAGGAAAGCCCTGTGGGAAGTCAGAAAGTAACGGAGTGGGAGGATCAGTAGGAGGAGGGGCAGGGGAGCTGCCTAATAACTGGGCAGGGCAGGAACGCTCGGGGGCAGACATCAGTAAGAGCCTGATCAGAAACCGTGAGGCTCCACCCTCACAGCCGCGCTGTGTCAAGGACAGCAACCGAGGCCGCAACCAGAGGGGCAGGTCTGCAGAAAGGGGTATGTCTGACGGGTCACTGCTGCGGCTGCAGCCGTTAGGTCGGCCACTACAGCACTCTCAGAGCGGCAGCCTGGAGCAGGAGAAAGAGTCAGGGGTGTCTCTGTATGATTTTGACCTGCGACCCCCCTCCCCCATCGATCTGGGCCGCAGCATCGATGAGGCCCTGCACCGTGAGCACCTCCTCCATGGGGGCAGCTTGTTCCAGCCCCTGTGTGCCCCCTCACCCACTCCTTCACCAGGCTCAGCTGTCAGCCAGGGGGGGCCCTGGCTCCGCAGGAACAGCGACCCCCAGATCTCTGACAGCAGCGAGGACCGCTCAGCCCGTACAGAGTTCTCCGTGCCACTGGGGGGTAGTGTGCTCAGCAGTGTTCCCAGCAGGCAGGTCACTGCTCCTCCCACGCCCTCTAACCAGGGGCATCGCTGGCCCCGGGATGGGGGGGTCAGTGTCCCTTCCTCAGTGTCCTGTCCTGTTTCCCTGCGGCCCTCTAGAACCTCCACGGGACATCTCGGGAACGAGGGAGGAGACGACACGAGGCCGTTCCTAACCCCAGACTCTGAGACACAGAGTGGGAGGGCAGGCAGGGAGGATGGGAAGAGCTACCTGGAGGTCAGCAGGCAGGATGATTCTGCCAGCGTCAGCAGTGAGATTATTAACCTCTGA
- the LOC135527945 gene encoding proline-rich transmembrane protein 3 isoform X2, with protein MVTAEPSGVSSAKGPTALPPTKSSGDERLTSRGRTSDGPIIPEDLDDWPATGSGSELVPTVIVKGESLVALTTLDEMPQFRPQAQTEFSRGLVSKMAEAQTTPMVSLTVHPRLSGLTIANRILSTQSPDRVTAVPVVTQPTFIGGVVTGNISDNATTPTDRPIAGQTPTVTSPLPRPITPASTNQQPNSVTLQGTTTLGVTTTTTTNKTATKAEPRSTSSSTTNQPKKATEPERTTTSTTKQSTKTGTTPLLITPTLQIVRGRYVPKNDSRLAQRNHSIPVGRPRLPPSSTPSPSSFPSPNGTSLLWDDLSRTLSFAWELHVYGSAGLFLLLLAGAALGLALSPSMHCPHRGALTLANALLLLVGAARAALFMIDPYGTRKILPRPAVTALYNLPLPLLVWTQSALALLAMKGTGVSLLPSALERPPLVAVLAVLQCTLLLAADLLSPALSPAVPVTLQSLSLCWGLALCLGYLCYIFPRLRHPTAQPPVLEEGRAVKAWPGRRGAGLVLGRVLAVCALLGVLCCGLHVHSTLWLYGMLGDWRRFCWGWWLVHFWARLLELAWAFSLLLLGSWVFWRPRGARDRGDGGAGEGRAGVDLPSPGQSSGSTHKHTCWAKIVQSLTGKPCGKSESNGVGGSVGGGAGELPNNWAGQERSGADISKSLIRNREAPPSQPRCVKDSNRGRNQRGRSAERGMSDGSLLRLQPLGRPLQHSQSGSLEQEKESGVSLYDFDLRPPSPIDLGRSIDEALHREHLLHGGSLFQPLCAPSPTPSPGSAVSQGGPWLRRNSDPQISDSSEDRSARTEFSVPLGGSVLSSVPSRQVTAPPTPSNQGHRWPRDGGVSVPSSVSCPVSLRPSRTSTGHLGNEGGDDTRPFLTPDSETQSGRAGREDGKSYLEVSRQDDSASVSSEIINL; from the exons ATGGTAACCGCAGAGCCAAGTGGAGTTTCATCTGCAAAGGGACCAACAGCTCTCCCACCCACCAAATCCTCAGGTGATGAACGATTAACATCAAGGGGCAGGACTTCTGATGGACCAATCATACCGGAGGATTTGGATGACTGGCCGGCAACTGGATCAGGAAGTGAACTTGTCCCTACAGTGATTGTGAAGGGGGAGTCACTGGTTGCGTTGACTACACTAGATGAGATGCCACAGTTCCGGCCACAGGCTCAGACAGAGTTCAGCAGAGGTCTGGTGTCCAAGATGGCCGAAGCTCAGACTACCCCGATGGTCAGCCTCACTGTTCATCCCCGCCTCTCTGGGCTGACAATAGCCAATAGGATCCTCTCCACACAGTCACCTGACAGAGTGACAGCCGTACCTGTGGTGACACAGCCAACCTTCATTGGAGGAGTAGTTACAG GTAATATATCAGATAATGCCACTACGCCAACAGACAGACCAATAGCAGGACAGACCCCCACTGTGACATCACCGTTACCCAGACCCATCACCCCTGCATCCACCAATCAACAGCCAAATTCTGTGACGCTTCAAGGAACCACAACACTAGGAGTGACCACCACAACTACAACCAATAAGACGGCAACAAAAGCAGAACCCAGAAGTACTTCATCAAGTACAACAAATCAACCGAAAAAGGCAACTGAACCAGAAAGAACTACAACAAGTACCACCAAACAGTCGACcaagacag ggACGACCCCTCTCCTCATCACTCCTACTCTACAGATTGTCAGAGGGCGGTACGTCCCCAAAAATGACAGCCGCCTAGCACAGAGGAACCACTCCATCCCTGTGGGCCGCCCTcgcctccccccatcctccactccctcccccagctccttcccctcccccaacGGCACCTCTCTGCTGTGGGATGACCTGAGCAGGACGCTGTCCTTCGCCTGGGAGCTCCATGTCTACGGCTCTGCTGGCCTCTTCCTGCTCCTCCTGGCTGGAGCCGCCCTGGGCCTGGCCCTATCCCCCAGCATGCACTGCCCTCACCGCGGTGCCCTGACCCTGGCTAATGCCCTCCTACTCCTGGTGGGCGCAGCAAGAGCAGCCCTGTTCATGATTGACCCCTACGGAACAAGGAAGATTCTTCCCCGCCCTGCGGTGACTGCTCTCTATAACCTCCCTCTGCCTTTACTGGTGTGGACGCAGTCTGCCCTGGCACTGCTGGCCATGAAGGGGACAGGAGTGAGTCTGTTGCCCTCTGCTCTGGAGCGCCCTCCTCTGGTAGCTGTATTGGCTGTGTTACAGTGCACCCTGCTTCTGGCTGCTGACCTgctctccccagccctgtccccagcCGTGCCTGTCACCCTgcagtccctgtctctctgctgggGCCTGGCTCTCTGTCTGGGCTACCTGTGCTACATCTTCCCCCGCCTCCGCCATCCCACTGCCCAGCCACCTGTCCTAGAGGAGGGGAGGGCCGTTAAAGCCTGGCCGGGGCGTAGGGGGGCAGGGTTGGTGCTGGGTCGTGTGCTGGCAGTGTGTGCCCTCCTGGGGGTGCTGTGCTGTGGCCTCCATGTCCACTCCACCCTGTGGCTATACGGGATGTTGGGGGACTGGAGGCGCTTCTGctggggctggtggctggtgcaCTTCTGGGCCCGACTGTTGGAGCTGGCCTGGgccttttctctcctcctatTGGGATCCTGGGTCTTCTGGAGGCCCCGGGGGGCCCGagacagaggagatggaggagcaggGGAGGGCAGGGCGGGAGTAGATCTCCCCTCTCCTGGACAGTCCTCTGGgtcgacacacaaacacacctgctGGGCCAAGATAGTCCAGAGCCTGACAGGAAAGCCCTGTGGGAAGTCAGAAAGTAACGGAGTGGGAGGATCAGTAGGAGGAGGGGCAGGGGAGCTGCCTAATAACTGGGCAGGGCAGGAACGCTCGGGGGCAGACATCAGTAAGAGCCTGATCAGAAACCGTGAGGCTCCACCCTCACAGCCGCGCTGTGTCAAGGACAGCAACCGAGGCCGCAACCAGAGGGGCAGGTCTGCAGAAAGGGGTATGTCTGACGGGTCACTGCTGCGGCTGCAGCCGTTAGGTCGGCCACTACAGCACTCTCAGAGCGGCAGCCTGGAGCAGGAGAAAGAGTCAGGGGTGTCTCTGTATGATTTTGACCTGCGACCCCCCTCCCCCATCGATCTGGGCCGCAGCATCGATGAGGCCCTGCACCGTGAGCACCTCCTCCATGGGGGCAGCTTGTTCCAGCCCCTGTGTGCCCCCTCACCCACTCCTTCACCAGGCTCAGCTGTCAGCCAGGGGGGGCCCTGGCTCCGCAGGAACAGCGACCCCCAGATCTCTGACAGCAGCGAGGACCGCTCAGCCCGTACAGAGTTCTCCGTGCCACTGGGGGGTAGTGTGCTCAGCAGTGTTCCCAGCAGGCAGGTCACTGCTCCTCCCACGCCCTCTAACCAGGGGCATCGCTGGCCCCGGGATGGGGGGGTCAGTGTCCCTTCCTCAGTGTCCTGTCCTGTTTCCCTGCGGCCCTCTAGAACCTCCACGGGACATCTCGGGAACGAGGGAGGAGACGACACGAGGCCGTTCCTAACCCCAGACTCTGAGACACAGAGTGGGAGGGCAGGCAGGGAGGATGGGAAGAGCTACCTGGAGGTCAGCAGGCAGGATGATTCTGCCAGCGTCAGCAGTGAGATTATTAACCTCTGA
- the LOC135527946 gene encoding cytosolic sulfotransferase 2-like isoform X2: MELPPRPKLFDFHGVSMTNYFTDNWDNVQNFQARPDDILIATYPKAGTTWVSYILDLLYFGQTAPERQRPIFEKVPFLELLIPLYPPGVEVLDKLTTSPRLIKTHLPVQLLPKSFWEQNCRIVYVARNAKDNAVSYFHFDRMNQAEPEPGDWNNYLQRFMDGKVFGSWYDHVTGWWEKKHTHSKILYLFYEDMVEDTGRELDRLCSFLGLSPSAEEKERVRGGVQFDIMKKNSMANYSTNPVMDFKISPFMRKGKVGDWKNHFTVAQSEQFDEDYKKKMENTQLRFRTTI; the protein is encoded by the exons ATGGAGCTGCCACCTCGACCAAAACTCTTTGACTTCCATGGAGTCTCCATGACCAACTACTTCACTGACAACTGGGACAATGTACAGAACTTCCAGGCCAGACCAGATGACATTCTCATCGCTACCTACCCCAAAGCAG GAACCACATGGGTCTCCTACATTCTAGACCTGCTGTATTTTGGACAGACAGCCCCTGAGCGTCAGAGACCCATCTTTGAGAAAGTTCCTTTTCTGGAGTTGCTCATTCCTCTTTACCCTCCAG GGGTGGAGGTGCTGGACAAACTAACCACCTCTCCTCGCCTCATCAAGACTCACCTCCCAGTCCAGTTGCTGCCCAAGTCCTTCTGGGAGCAGAACTGCAGG atagTGTATGTAGCCCGTAATGCCAAGGACAATGCAGTGTCTTATTTCCACTTTGACCGTATGAACCAGGCCGAGCCAGAGCCAGGAGACTGGAACAACTACTTACAGAGATTCATGGATGGAAAGG TGTTTGGTTCATGGTACGACCATGTGACTGGCTGGTGGGAGAAGAAACACACTCACTCCAAAATCCTCTACCTCTTCTATGAGGACATGGTTGAG GATACGGGGAGAGAGCTGGACAGGCTGTGCTCCTTCCTGGGTTTGTCTCCTTcagcagaggagaaggagagggttagaggaggagtgCAGTTTGATATAATGAAGAAGAACAGCATGGCCAACTACTCCACCAACCCAGTCATGGACTTTAAGATATCCCCCTTTATGcgcaaag gaAAGGTTGGTGACTGGAAGAACCATTTCACTGTGGCCCAGAGTGAACAGTTTGATGAAGACTATAAGAAGAAGATGGAAAACACTCAGCTGCGGTTTCGCACAACAATTTAG
- the LOC135527946 gene encoding cytosolic sulfotransferase 2-like isoform X1, whose protein sequence is MELPPRPKLFDFHGVSMTNYFTDNWDNVQNFQARPDDILIATYPKAGTTWVSYILDLLYFGQTAPERQRPIFEKVPFLELLIPLYPPGVEVLDKLTTSPRLIKTHLPVQLLPKSFWEQNCRIVYVARNAKDNAVSYFHFDRMNQAEPEPGDWNNYLQRFMDGKVVFGSWYDHVTGWWEKKHTHSKILYLFYEDMVEDTGRELDRLCSFLGLSPSAEEKERVRGGVQFDIMKKNSMANYSTNPVMDFKISPFMRKGKVGDWKNHFTVAQSEQFDEDYKKKMENTQLRFRTTI, encoded by the exons ATGGAGCTGCCACCTCGACCAAAACTCTTTGACTTCCATGGAGTCTCCATGACCAACTACTTCACTGACAACTGGGACAATGTACAGAACTTCCAGGCCAGACCAGATGACATTCTCATCGCTACCTACCCCAAAGCAG GAACCACATGGGTCTCCTACATTCTAGACCTGCTGTATTTTGGACAGACAGCCCCTGAGCGTCAGAGACCCATCTTTGAGAAAGTTCCTTTTCTGGAGTTGCTCATTCCTCTTTACCCTCCAG GGGTGGAGGTGCTGGACAAACTAACCACCTCTCCTCGCCTCATCAAGACTCACCTCCCAGTCCAGTTGCTGCCCAAGTCCTTCTGGGAGCAGAACTGCAGG atagTGTATGTAGCCCGTAATGCCAAGGACAATGCAGTGTCTTATTTCCACTTTGACCGTATGAACCAGGCCGAGCCAGAGCCAGGAGACTGGAACAACTACTTACAGAGATTCATGGATGGAAAGG TAGTGTTTGGTTCATGGTACGACCATGTGACTGGCTGGTGGGAGAAGAAACACACTCACTCCAAAATCCTCTACCTCTTCTATGAGGACATGGTTGAG GATACGGGGAGAGAGCTGGACAGGCTGTGCTCCTTCCTGGGTTTGTCTCCTTcagcagaggagaaggagagggttagaggaggagtgCAGTTTGATATAATGAAGAAGAACAGCATGGCCAACTACTCCACCAACCCAGTCATGGACTTTAAGATATCCCCCTTTATGcgcaaag gaAAGGTTGGTGACTGGAAGAACCATTTCACTGTGGCCCAGAGTGAACAGTTTGATGAAGACTATAAGAAGAAGATGGAAAACACTCAGCTGCGGTTTCGCACAACAATTTAG